The Astyanax mexicanus isolate ESR-SI-001 chromosome 14, AstMex3_surface, whole genome shotgun sequence genome window below encodes:
- the add3b gene encoding adducin 3 (gamma) b, with translation MSVGRADSHVSPPRSLDLKHNHNSDKLQYDQTSAKPPDLKQEISMTERRKRVTNTLQSPVFKDELECLVKEQSAKGSGIFTLNHIADLIINNTLTHTSACSPNGVGSVSPVNDVCGLDWISKAERQNRCKLASLYRLLDLYGYTHCTSGYITVRVCREQDHVLILPRGLSFSEATAASLMKVNLIGHVVEHGSMGFAVDDAAFKLHAAVYSARPDAKCVIHIHTPATAAISSMKCGILPISHEALLLGEVSYFTYHGDVDDGQERVELQKALGPTTKVLVLRNHGLLAFGETIEEAFHYAYHSQQACEIQVCAVLCAGGVDNLCVLDKESVKVSPSASGETEDGEVRWRVGEAEFESLMRMMDNLGYRTGYAYRHPIVKVKPHHHNDVEIPATVTGVGQDEQEPFPWNGVPLQGVRRDRGRMLWLNSPNSYTKIQDNTWTGGCKGTPIRIEDPNQFVPLNTDPAEVLQKRNKIREQNRVDLMTSGPKSQLLADIVIDTPPGPAFIYEDEEEVAALPPNPFSQSESELQEYTQTVENKLNQSEADDATDFDETTTTTYGSTVSLSFSPLKSPERGDVLSALLQSEQDDDDITLEVTEVSVTKEMEVSITTTVAENIPDTETSDSQSKSPKKRKNKFRTPSFLKMSTKKDRGKGKEKEKEKDKEREKGKQKDKEREKGKQKDKEIEKGKEKDKEREKGKQKDKEIEKGKEKDKEREKGKQKDKEKDTEKEVEKDVKKEKGKEKDKEVEKEREVEKEKMTERENEKEEEKEKDKEV, from the exons aTGAGTGTGGGCAGGGCAGACTCGCACGTTTCACCTCCGCGCAGCCTGGACCTCAAACACAACCACAACTCAGATAAACTACAATACGACCAAACCAGCGCCAAACCCCCTGACCTCAAACAGGAAATCAGCATGACAGAGAGGAGGAAGAGGGTGACAAACACACTTCAGAGTCCg GTATTTAAGGATGAGTTGGAGTGTTTAGTAAAAGAACAGAGTGCCAAGGGCAGCGGGATATTCACACTGAACCACATCGCTGACCTCATCATCAacaacactctcacacacacatcagcaTGCAGCCCCAACG gtgttggTTCTGTTAGTCCAGTGAATGATGTGTGTGGGCTGGACTGGATCTCTAAAGCTGAGAGGCAGAACCGCTGCAAACTGGCCAGTCTTTACCGCCTGCTGGACCTGTACGGATACACTCACTGCACCAGTGGATATATTact gtgcGGGTGTGTAGAGAGCAGGATCATGTTTTAATTCTTCCACGGGGTCTGTCCTTCTCTGAAGCAACAGCAGCCAGTCtg ATGAAGGTGAATCTGATTGGTCATGTGGTGGAGCACGGCTCGATGGGATTCGCTGTTGATGACGCAGCATTTAAACTCCATGCTGCTGTTTACTCCGCTCGCCCTGATGCAAAGTGtgttatacacatacacacacctgctACTGCCGCT atttcatctATGAAATGTGGCATTCTGCCAATTTCCCATGAGGCTTTGCTGTTGGGGGAGGTGTCCTACTTCACGTACCACGGTGATGTGGATGATGGACAAGAGAGGGTGGAGCTTCAGAAGGCCTTGGGTCCGACCACCAAG gtgttAGTGTTGAGGAATCATGGTCTGCTGGCATTCGGAGAAACAATTGAAGAGGCTTTTCATTACGCATACCACAGCCAGCAAGCGTGTGAAATACAG gtgtgtgctgtgctgtgtgcaGGCGGTGTGGATAACCTGTGTGTGTTGGACAAAGAGTCAGTAAAGGTGTCCCCGTCAGCGAGTGGAGAGACAGAGGATGGAGAGGTCAGATGGAGGGTGGGGGAGGCAGAGTTTGAGTCTCTAATGAGGATGATGGACAACCTA GGTTACCGCACAGGTTATGCCTACCGCCATCCCATAGTTAAAGTGAAACCCCATCACCATAATGATGTGGAGATCCCAGCAACCGTTACCGGGGTGGGGCAGGACGAACAGGAACCATTTCCATGGAATGGTGTCCCGCTGCAGGGTGTGAGGAGGGACCGGGGGAGGATGCTGTGGCTCAACTCACCAAACAGCTACACCAAGATCCAGGACAACAcg tgGACGGGCGGCTGTAAGGGGACCCCCATCAGAATTGAGGACCCCAACCAGTTTGTTCCATTAAACACAGACCCAGCAGAGGTGCTGCAGAAACGGAACAAG ATCCGGGAGCAGAACAGGGTGGACCTGATGACCTCAGGACCAAAGTCTCAGCTATTGGCTGACATTGTTATAGACACACCCCCAGGACCT GCCTTCATctatgaggatgaggaggaggtggCCGCCCTGCCACCAAAtcccttcagccaatcagagtctGAGTTGCAGGAGTACACCCAGACCGTAGAAAACAAACTCAACCAGTCAG AGGCTGATGACGCCACTGATTTTGATGAAACGACAACGACGACATACGGCTCGACCGTCTCGCTCTCCTTCTCCCCACTGAAGAGTCCAGAGAGAGGAG ACGTGCTGTCCGCTCTGCTGCAGAGTGAGCAGGACGATGATGACATCACTCTGGAGGTCACGGAGGTCAGCGTCACTAAAGAGATGGAGGTGTCCATAACAACCACGGTTGCCGAAAACATCCCTGATACGGAGACATCTGACAGCCAATCAAAGAgccctaaaaaaagaaaaaataaatttcGCACTCCCTCCTTCCTCAAAATGAGTACAAAGAAAGACAGAGGaaagggaaaagagaaagaaaaagagaaagataaagagagagaaaaaggaaaacagaaagataaagagagagagaaaggaaaacagaaagataaagagatagagaaaggaaaagagaaagataaagagagagagaaaggaaaacagaaagataaagagatagagaaaggaaaagagaaagataaagagagagagaaaggaaaacagaaagataaagagaaagacacagagaaagaggtagagaaagatgtaaagaaagagaaaggaaaagagaaagataaagaggtagagaaggagagagaggtagagaaagagaaaatgactGAAAGGGAAAATGAGaaggaagaggagaaagaaaaggaTAAAGAGGTGTGA